ATGTTTTATGGAGGGGTGTGGGTGTGTATATGGCCCACGAGGGTATTGTACGAGTGTCACGTGTTGATTGATTATATTGCATGGCCCATGATTTATGTCTGCTGATTATAAGCAGGAGAGACGCTCCCAATACAGAAGCATATGTGTTACGAATATCATCCCCCAAACCCTCCAACTAATACACCCAAATTCTCCTATTCTTCCCATCTTTTCTACTACGAGCTGATGAAATGAGAAACTACAGGATGGCCAAACCACATTGTTACCCATCTTTATCAATTTCAACTCACCACAACACTTCCCTTCTTCTTGATTCCCTCTATTGCTTCGAAGATGAGGTTGAAGATGGCCATTCCAATTCCCAACCGAAGTTCCAACCTTTCTCAATTAATCTTAACATCAATTCCCCAAACTCTGTTTTCTTGTCCGATTGGGAAGACGATGAATTGGTCTCTCTGTTTTCAAAAGAGAACGGAAATAAGCTTCACAACACTCTCCCACATAATCCTTCTCTAGCTGCAGCTCGTTCCAAGGCTGTTCACTGGATTCTCAAGGTCAATTCTCATTACTCTTTCTCTGCACACACCGCCGTTTTGGCCGTTGATTATGTCGATAGGTTTCTTTCCACCCCACATTTTCATATTGAGAAGCCATGGATGACCCATCTCACTGCCATTGCTTCTTTATCTCTCGCCGCTAAAGTGGAAGAAACCCAAGTCCCCCTTCTTTTAGACCTCCAGGTAAATCTTAATCCCCATctcttctctcaattttatctCGAAATTTACCTAATTGGGTTTGTCTTATTAATTTCTGCTAGGTGGAGGAAAATGAGTACTTTTTCGAAGCTAAAACCATTACAAGAATGGAAATTCTTGTTCTCTCTACACTTGTTTGGAGAATGAATCCAGTGAACCCACTTTCCTTTCTGGATTATATTGTAAGACGTCTCGGCTTCAAAGACCAACTCTGCTCTCAACTCCTCTGTAAATGTGAACGATTACTTCTCTCTGTCATTATAGGTGAGCCCCCCATGAAAGTTTGATGCAATTAATGACACACCAAATTAGATTTCTATTGTCTTTCTTAATTGTTTCTCTTAATTACCAGATTGTAGATTCGTATGTTTTCTCCCATCAGTATTAGCAACCGCTATTATTTTCCAAGTTATCAACGACATAGAACCCCATCTCGCCACAAAATACCACAATCAGCTCATGGGTTTTCTTCAAATCGACAAGGTTTCTTTTCCCCCTCTCTTGAAATTAGCTTTGTGAAAGGAATGAACAAAAAACTCATAATGTTTTTGGGTTGCTCTGTTTTTTTTCGAATAGGATAAAATGGAGGAATGCTCACGATTCATCTTAGAAGCTTCATGGAAAGGACAGAGAAAGGAATGGAAGAATAATAAACAAAGATTTGGGTTAGTCGACATGTCATGCAGCTCAAATGGTGGGAATAGGAATGTGGACACTATGGTATCGTCGCCGGAGACAGCAtctaagaagagaaaaattgaTGAACAACATCCGTAGAGGCTGAGGGTGCAGAATTTTCAGTAGAATTAGTTGGAAATGTTTGAGATCATTTAATTAAGGCTATAGctattttgtacttttttgtttatttggtaCACCAAAAGTGTACgttcaataattaatatataatttcttatatCATCAAGTCAAATTGTCGCATTAATTGTACATTTCATTTCCCATTATTATCCAAGAAAAACGTAATAATTGATCAAcaatattaatagaaattttattgaaacatGGATGAACAAATTTAATGGAAagtaaaagttgataaaaagaaaagttgaatcaCTAAGCAAAATGGATATATGCTGTCAGCAACAAAAAGCGTCATAAAGCAAATAAGCAATGCTTCCTCCCatcattaatatttgtttttttttttttcctttcttatttttaataattaaccCTCTATTCTATTAATAGAATCTGTGTTAAAATTAGCACAAATCTATTATTAGCAATAATTTGACTTAGTTGCCAAATGCCACTTATTTAGGATAGTggttaattttgtattaattttggATGCATGTGGGTTAGTGGAGTTGATTATAGAGCTTTTTATGGTTAGTGGAGTTGATTATAGAGGTTTTTATGGTTAGTGGTACCTCTTCTTTTTCCCTATAATATTTCTCACATTTTATTACCCATAATTTCTTGTACAAAAATTGGACCATCAAGTAAACTATCTTTGTTTAGCATAATGAACTGAATTGTATAGAATGTGTTACCACTCACTACTTATtagttattaatatatttttctttgtgtcACTATACAAGACATGATATATCCTAGTCCTACTTTATATCATATTGTTCTTTTATAGgctatataaaatgaaattgttttcataaaaaaagatCAGACAAAGGAGGGGCTTTAGGTTTGACTACACTGAAACACCTtaactttattattgtttataatcTTTTCTCAACTACACATACACTTCATGAAGTTTTCAATTATTAgttccaaattttcttttctaattcttCTAATTACAACCCGTGACTAGCGGCCTTCTCATTATTTGTCAATATGTGACatctaaacataaaattaattacttatgacatttattaaaatccaattaattaattaggataATTTAGATTTCCTTAAACTTAATTGAAGCCACTAAAAGGAAGGATGTGTAAACTATGAAAAGGGGAAGAGAACAGTGAGTGAGAGAGTGTGTGTTTGATTTggtcaaaaaagaaaagaaatgaaaagaaaagaagaagaagaagaagacattgtTGGGTTGGTCAAacgtctttttttctttttttttttgttttagaaattcAACCCCTCGAGGAAAAGATAGACATAATTGAATTGTTCCAATAgataacaataacaacaagCATTCATACCTCCACCTGATAtctattcttcttttatggACACACACCCTCTCTCCTTTTGATATCCTCAATGCTTTGCTTTTTGACCTACACccaatattaaataaaagcaaTTAATAGAGAGgaacaaaataaatgttaatcaTTGTAGTTTATATAAGATAATCATGAATCATAAACTGTTTTGTTACatacttttctaattatatttttctaaacacacttttaactaatttattcattttaatcgAGATAAAATTACAGTTTATTTCACGTAAAGTTATTGATTACTTGCGATTTTCATCAAACCTCCATTAAACTtctaaatgataattaatttagattaatgttttataattgtactgtaattttaattttttatcttcaaattaaaaaagtttcaatataGAAGTTTCTTAAGGGGgttaaagttatttaattaatgaaaaataattaacaaactttttaacgtgataattgataaataatttttgttgttcttgtaaaataaaaaatacggTTTAAATAGTATATGGTCCTTCTGTAGTTTTaactttctatatttttaaattttgttcattttaattcatttaattttgaaatgtttattttacGAAAACGTTCGatactaaactttttaaaaattgtcatttttttctttcgttcttatttttgtgttatttttaaagaataaaaacgGAACGAAGTTAAAAGTTTActctaaaagaataaaaattttgaaagcctaacaaaaataaaataaataattatgtatttaaacATAGAATTACATGTAAATCTATTGAAATGATATCTTCCTAAATAGTAAATTAGTTATAGCAAAGTTAAAAtatggaaacaaaaacaagtttgttTATCAGCATGAAACAGAGCTAGAGGTTTATCTATTAACTAAGCTGCTTTTGAATAAGGAGATATGAAAAACATTAAAGTAGAGAGGTtccaaaaatgataataaaggtTCATGGTTAAatgtactttttattttcaaattaaagttcACAAGTGAGTAACATAGTTGAGCAAAATATATGGTATGATTTTTGAGAACATACAGCTACCTCACATTCACTGATCCCTATTCTCAAAAGCAAAAGGTAAAGTTGGTAAATGGGTTATAATTTGGGTTTTCTAAGATTTTGGTAGTACTTGTAATTCTACACAAACACATATCCATTTTAAGTTGTTGTTATGTCCATAAAAAGCCTCTTTAACTACTCTCTGCTCTGCATGCTCTGATCTCATAAAGAATGGAAATTGAAGTTTCTTCGGCTGCCAGTATATATATGGCCCTACCTTCCATTACACAGACGACTCTCTCTTCtatattcatataataataataataataataataataataacaacaacaataaaaagagACCCACATTCCTCGCGTGAGTCTCATAATTCAACAATAACACTCTGCCCTTCTTCTGATCCCCAGATTTTACTCTCTTAATTTCACAGCAGAAGCAGAagcagaagcagaagaagatgaagagataGAGACCCCACgctttgtgtttttttcttctcaccTTCTGTAATGTAATtccaaaaagtaaaaaaataaaaaacaaaaacagccttattcttttcttttgtactaTAGAattgtgttgtttttaaaaatcggAGTCCCATTCATGTCGGCGCAGCAGACGATAGTACGATCTGAAGTGGTCCGGTAAAAAAGTTGGGTTGTCGTTTTTTCACTCACGCTCAcgggtttttcttcttcttcttcttacctctcttttctctttctttcttttttttaaaaaagatattactTGCTTTCTATCATTCCAAACTGCAAACCGACAGAGGATAACGGGTTTCAAAATCAATGCGCGCCCCCTCTTCGACAGCGATGTATATACATCCTACTTTCTCTCCGGATCTCCTTCAGTTCTATATGGTTGGGCTTACATTAAGCCCCAACTGTAGTCTTTATGGCCtgggttttatttttgttattaatatgGCCCTATGTTGTTGTATGGGCCGAATGACCCTAAACCACACGACAAACAGGTCGACAGTATGTAAAGGAAATGGGATGGATCTTGGAAGCAGGGACAGATCACAGTGGTTAATTGTCTTACGTTGGAAAGGTTCACAAATGTAATTGTAAGCTACAAGCATTAAGGAATAGATACGTGTTTACGTTAATATGGTTTGAGAGAGTTATCTTACAACTGGGATCTATGAGAGAGTATTAACAGAAACTCTTAGTTGGCAAGCCAATATTGGGTCTTCCTATCTTTCAAGTAATTTTGCCATTTGGTTGTATGTCCATGTTGTGGTGCATTGATTTTTAGAGCTTATGTTTGGGGTTGGTCACGCGTGCTCTCACTGGCCTCTTCTCTTATCGGGCTTAAGCAGTCATTTTGGGTCCCCAACTTTTCATTGGGTTGAATGGGCTAAGTTTTAAATCTTTGATTTGGGCAACCtatatattgttattgaaagaaaaaccaaaaatctCTACCAATATAATGCAAACATGATTCGTGATTTACTATCTTACAAACAGAAAAGGTCAAAATTGGTAGGTCCCATTAcagaaataaatatagtttttgggaaaacaataataaacaatcCCATAAGTTTGGCAACTGGATGGAAGAATCTTTGGGAATGATATTAGTAggttgaaagaaacaaaaggagaGGGATCAGAAGATATGGTATCCTTTTGGAATCTTTGagttttgagagagagagagagagagaggtgtGTGTGTGACAGACACCCTATTAGAGATATTGACGGTTACCCAATTTCACTGtgcattcttcttttctttttcctctatCAAATTAGCTAACACTGCTGCCTTACCAAATTATGCATACGTTGCCTCCTAATATAATCCAATCTAACACACCAACTAATTATtcacttttattaatttaagaaatgaaatacttTTAACAAAGTGGATGACAATGCGAACCACTCATGTTATGTGAAGTCATATGATATATTACTATTGCAATTACTGACATTTGCTAATGCATTTAAAGTTGTAcgagaattttgaaattcgTTACATAAATACACCAATAATAACGTTGAAATAAATgttcttttcatatatattatgaacaAAGTTGCATAAAATGCAATCAAGGTGGTATTCATCATGGTTGagttttagttaaattttttcaaaagatatttctATACGCATTTGGCGTgactatattttcaaaatatattttcaaaataattatgtatgGATCTTAAATACGATACAAAACTtgtattaaaagtttaaagaattATGTATGGATCTTAAATACGATACAAAACTTGtattaaaagttcaagaagcttgtgtaaaataataatgtgttaGGTTGGAAAAAATAGAgacaatttatttaaataacgAAGTTGGTaggaactttttttaaaaaataacgtaaattttgaaacatatgtAAAAAATATGGTGAATGCAAAACTATGAAAAGAAATAGGTAAGTTTAGATGAAGTCGTGTACACCATTCACGACTTTCATGCTATGAACCCcacatcttttattttttactttatttatatatacatatattttacgGTGGGTCTcacacttttttattttttcattatttatatacatcaTGTGGGGTCTCGtacattctactttttctagttatttatatatacatatccacacacacacacatatatatatatatatatattttgaaccttcaaattctaaaagtatccttatttattaaattaatttattttttttcttttttctttatatacgTTTAAACATCTCAATCTTGGatcttcaaatttgtttattaaatttatttttctaatttgatttaattatttcttaatcaaaattatacatttttttcaaatttcaatttaaaaaaaaaaactcatacattaacaaaatatgttattaaacaaataaaaatagtaataataataatggagagAAGTTGAAGTTACTCtaacaaataatgaaaataataacacttgaaACCACTAATACACATCgttaattgaataaaaaaatttaatgtttatgacaaaaggaaaaaaacaagaatttgtttgactacaaattaaattttaaaaacttaactaatattttttgatgaaaaattattgttattattattattttgagaggAGGTTTCAACTTATTtcgattattatttttattttattttaatttgtttaatatatttttaataagatagtttgttaatatatgtatttttttaaaatagaaaataaaaaaaatataggtataattttagttaaaaaataattaaattaaattaaaaaatgatgaatttaataaaagaagttgaaaattgaagatcggaaaaatagaaaagaatattgaTTTACTTCCtgggttattattattattattattttgaagtaatttcAACTTCtcctaattattattactattttcaatatgttattaatatatgagttttacaaaaaaaaaaaaagattaaaaactaaagaaaataaagaatatgtataattttgattaaaaagtaattaatatatatatgtagatgTATGGacgtgtatatataaaaattgagaaaaagtagaatgtcTGTAATGTATAatgtatattaataatagaaaaataaaaaatgtattactcataaaatgaaaataaatatatacgaTTTCAAGTTCAACtcacttatttttttcaatagttttattttttaatagttttattttatttttattttttttacatgtttcaaaatttatattatttttttaaaagaaaaagttgagtttgtagagaagaaaaagtagtttttgaaatgaaaagataaggttgatgttttaattaatataaaattagtgTTAATCAAATGAATGAAATGTAATGTTATCCCTTAGTCATCAACCAACAATAATTCTCATCATTATCATGTCAGAGTGTGATGCCAATTCCAAGTTCCAATCTTCCACATCCTTTTGCTTCTGATTGGGATCAACTCTATTTTTCTATACACAAAACTTTCTTTCccatcaaatataaaatgacCAAAATTGAGAAGTAATGTAAAATCTCTGATTCAAACAAGAATTTGTTGATCCCAATTCCC
This is a stretch of genomic DNA from Cucumis sativus cultivar 9930 chromosome 4, Cucumber_9930_V3, whole genome shotgun sequence. It encodes these proteins:
- the LOC101218302 gene encoding cyclin-D3-2; the encoded protein is MRNYRMAKPHCYPSLSISTHHNTSLLLDSLYCFEDEVEDGHSNSQPKFQPFSINLNINSPNSVFLSDWEDDELVSLFSKENGNKLHNTLPHNPSLAAARSKAVHWILKVNSHYSFSAHTAVLAVDYVDRFLSTPHFHIEKPWMTHLTAIASLSLAAKVEETQVPLLLDLQVEENEYFFEAKTITRMEILVLSTLVWRMNPVNPLSFLDYIVRRLGFKDQLCSQLLCKCERLLLSVIIDCRFVCFLPSVLATAIIFQVINDIEPHLATKYHNQLMGFLQIDKDKMEECSRFILEASWKGQRKEWKNNKQRFGLVDMSCSSNGGNRNVDTMVSSPETASKKRKIDEQHP